A genomic segment from Triticum dicoccoides isolate Atlit2015 ecotype Zavitan chromosome 1A, WEW_v2.0, whole genome shotgun sequence encodes:
- the LOC119355575 gene encoding uncharacterized protein LOC119355575 yields the protein MEVFDEVHFVRLRCRVRRTKYLAADDDGHGVCLSSQRGAHNTVWAVQAMEGAVEGAEGGPFVLLRGAYGRYLFATDVQAATGPGHGVQAAQQARPHPNTPRCMLWQAIRRQGSFVIRSAGGRYLRANGKYVRWRTAVTVAGDDASAMLQWDVEVVPLRLDRPTLLDPPPQPMRRRRRPPTEEEVARQVRYIRAGVDGDIDETGWRTVRISTNSLMQLRLTLANLLGQNRSALHTTLCVRAGAYADLSPLLIDLPIGNDRLDIVVITHGTPVDNTLLYPNVNARN from the exons ATGGAGGTGTTCGACGAAGTGCACTTCGTGCGGCTCCGGTGCCGGGTGCGGCGGACCAAGTACCTGGCGGCGGACGACGACGGGCACGGCGTGTGCCTGTCCAGCCAGCGCGGCGCGCACAACACGGTGTGGGCGGTGCAGGCCATGGAGGGCGCGGTGGAGGGCGCCGAGGGCGGGCCCTTCGTCCTCCTCCGCGGCGCCTATGGCCGCTACCTCTTCGCCACGGATGTGCAGGCCGCCACGGGGCCCGGCCACGGCGTCCAGGCCGCGCAGCAGGCCCGGCCGCACCCGAACACGCCGAGGTGCATGCTCTGGCAGGCCATCCGGCGGCAGGGCTCCTTCGTGATCCGCAGCGCCGGGGGCCGGTACCTCCGCGCCAACGGCAAGTACGTCCGGTGGCGCACGGCCGTCACCGTCGCCGGGGACGACGCCAGCGCCATGCTGCAGTGGGACGTCGAGGTCGTGCCCCTTCGCCTGGACCGCCCTACCCTCCTCGATCCACCGCCACAG CCGATGCGGAGGCGGCGCCGCCCGCCGAcggaggaggaggtggcgcggcaggTCCGGTACATCCGCGCCGGCGTGGACGGGGACATAGACGAGACAGGGTGGCGGACGGTGCGGATCAGCACCAACAGCCTCATGCAGCTGCGGCTGACGCTGGCTAACCTGCTGGGCCAGAACCGGTCGGCGCTCCACACCACGCTCTGCGTCCGCGCCGGCGCCTACGCCGACCTCTCCCCTCTCCTCATCGACCTGCCCATCGGCAACGACCGCCTCGACATCGTCGTCATCACCCACGGCACACCAG TGGACAACACGTTGCTGTACCCAAACGTCAATGCGCGGAATTGA